In Apium graveolens cultivar Ventura chromosome 10, ASM990537v1, whole genome shotgun sequence, the following are encoded in one genomic region:
- the LOC141692289 gene encoding uncharacterized protein LOC141692289 codes for MNSSIILNNRKSLLARKLVHKSRTRISRDQRSGDVDVNSTATTTASFHVQSLLQNRCNFRSSGDVARLLYFDGCDWVDYEREVVEAVRVCWEGVVEVRIGGGVCVFDFYRMLVVDVGRGVEKSVAWIDVAGRCFFPKFVVGEVSSFSSFRGGLGEVEVEVRVSGGEIVSEGCSGGENVVDEVKRKVIGLRDGSDGLGKVGVGVRVSGGGLGNERKREGENVVDEVNLKLGDGANVNSDGLGKVGIEVRVSGGGLGNERERKGENVVDAVKSGGSSLRDGLGGDLEGLRKVGTEGRVSGGELMNERIREGGNVLDQVKSMRECLDENSGGLGNEVRVSGGELSKKRKREGENEVKSVGSCSNVMKKRVVEEEVSEVESIRWKNTRLIGEGGKPGMVVKNLFLNWQGIKGIGAEITGMHQITRTDAVDKARYEGFMNQVVITKAARGNANVTFAWVKCSSEGVERILTHGFSGPVRGSLGGGYGVGIYLSPFKSTGVSLLHQDAGENHVILCRVILGKCEKVQGGSQQLYPSSVEFDTGVDDVNNPKWYIVWGANMNTHILPECVVSYKHTRYHPGQLFGTQRFGQAAAKPSLTWIPKMANAMTAKFFAQLLRSLPSSKLPELRTLCSTYKAGKVPKGIFMRKLRSVVGDQMLRTAIQEVRG; via the exons ATGAACTCATCGATTATTCTCAACAATCGCAAGAGCCTGCTGGCGAGGAAGCTTGTACATAAATCTCGAACTCGAATTTCTCGCGATCAGCGCTCTGGTGACGTGGATGTGAATAGTACTGCTACTACCACGGCGTCGTTTCATGTACAGAGTTTGTTACAGAATAGATGTAATTTTAGGAGTAGTGGTGACGTGGCGAGGCTGTTGTATTTTGACGGCTGTGATTGGGTGGATTATGAGAGGGAGGTTGTTGAGGCGGTTAGGGTTTGTTGGGAGGGGGTTGTGGAGGTGAGAATTGGGGGTGGGGTTTGTGTGTTTGATTTTTATAGGATGTTGGTTGTGGATGTTGGGAGGGGGGTTGAGAAGTCCGTTGCGTGGATTGATGTGGCTGGGAGGTGTTTTTTTCCGAAATTTGTTGTCGGTGAGGTTTCGAGTTTTTCGAGTTTTCGAGGGGGGTTGGGGGAGGTGGAGGTGGAAGTTAGGGTTAGTGGAGGGGAAATTGTGAGTGAGGGGTGTAGTGGAGGGGAAAATGTGGTGGATGAGGTGAAGAGGAAGGTGATTGGGTTAAGAGACGGTTCGGATGGTTTAGGGAAGGTAGGTGTTGGAGTTAGGGTTAGTGGAGGTGGATTGGGGAATGAGAGGAAGAGAGAGGGGGAGAATGTGGTGGATGAGGTGAATTTGAAGCTCGGAGACGGGGCGAATGTGAATTCTGATGGTTTAGGGAAGGTAGGGATTGAGGTTAGGGTTAGTGGAGGTGGATTGGGGAATGAGAGGGAGAGGAAGGGGGAGAATGTGGTGGATGCGGTGAAGAGTGGGGGGAGTAGTTTGCGAGATGGTTTGGGTGGGGATTTGGAGGGTTTGCGGAAGGTAGGGACTGAAGGTAGGGTTAGTGGAGGTGAATTGATGAATGAGAGGATAAGAGAGGGGGGAAATGTGCTGGATCAGGTGAAGAGTATGCGGGAATGTTTGGATGAGAATTCGGGTGGTTTAGGGAATGAAGTTAGGGTTAGTGGAGGTGAATTGTCGAAGAAGAGGAAGAGAGAGGGGGAAAATGAGGTGAAGAGTGTGGGGAGTTGTTCGAATGTGATGAAGAAGAGGGTGGTGGAGGAGGAGGTTTCGGAGGTGGAGTCGATTAGGTGGAAGAATACGAGACTGATTGGAGAGGGAGGGAAGCCAGGGATGGTTGTGAAGAATTTGTTTCTGAATTGGCAGGGGATTAAGGGGATTGGAGCGGAAATTACTGGGATGCATCAGATTACTAGGACTGATGCAGTGGATAAAGCGAGGTATGAGGGGTTTATGAATCAAGTGGTGATTACGAAGGCTGCTCGAGGCAATGCGAATGTGACGTTTGCTTGGGTTAAGTGTTCGAGTGAGGGCGTGGAGAGGATTTTGACTCATGGATTTAGTGGTCCCGTGAGAGGTTCCTTAGGGGGAGGTTATGGGGTGGGTATATATTTGTCTCCGTTCAAATCAACTGGGGTTAG TCTACTGCACCAAGACGCTGGTGAAAATCATGTTATACTGTGCCGCGTTATATTGGGAAAGTGTGAGAAGGTTCAAGGAGGCTCCCAGCAATTATATCCATCAAGTGTGGAATTTGATACGGGTGTCGATGATGTTAATAACCCTAAATGGTATATAGTTTGGGGTGCTAATATGAACACTCACATTCTTCCGGAGTGCGTTGTCAGCTACAAGCATACTCGTTATCATCCAG GCCAATTATTTGGAACACAGCGGTTTGGCCAAGCAGCTGCAAAACCAAGCTTGACATGGATACCAAAAATGGCTAATGCAATGACTGCAAAATTCTTTGCACAGCTACTACGTTCTCTTCCTTCCTCCAAACTACCCGAGTTGCGAACTTTGTGCTCTACATATAAG GCGGGGAAAGTGCCAAAAGGCATCTTCATGAGAAAATTGCGATCAGTTGTTGGGGATCAAATGCTGCGCACTGCAATACAGGAGGTCCGTGGGTGA
- the LOC141690157 gene encoding xylulose kinase 2-like, translating into MEDCTFPQGSLFLGFDSSTQSLKATVLDSNLNIVTTEIINFDSELPHYKTKDGVVRDPSVNGRIVSPTLMWVEAFDLILERLEKKMDFSKIAAVSGSGQQHGSVYWKPGSSAILSSLDSKKPLVGQFRDAFSVNESPVWMDSSTTEQCKAIEKAVGGAMELSKLSGSRAHERFTGPQIRRLYETQPEVYQSTERISLVSSFMASILIGAYACIDQTDGAGMNLMDIKLRAWSKIALEATAPNLEQKLGKLAPAHAVAGLIAPYFVERFHFNKDCLVVQWSGDNPNSLAGLTLNTPGDLAISLGTSDTVFGITNEHQPRLEGHVFPNPVDIDGYMVMLVYKNGSLAREDIRNRYANKSWETFNTFLQQTPPLNGGKLGFYYKDDEILPPLPVGFHRYILSNFNGDTSNGLVEQEVKEFEPPSEVRAAIEGQFLSMRAHAERFGMPSPPNRIIATGGASANDSILSSIASIFGCNVYTVQRPDSASLGAALRAAHGWLCNKKGNFVPISDMYKSKLDKTSLGCKLAVSAGDKELITKYGFVMKKRMEIENRLVQELGRF; encoded by the exons ATGGAGGATTGCACTTTCCCTCAAGGCTCTCTTTTTCTTGGTTTTGATAGCTCTACTCA GTCACTTAAAGCAACTGTGTTGGATTCCAACCTCAACATTGTCACTACAGAAATTATTAATTTTGACTCGGAATTGCCTCATTATAAAACTAAAGATGGTGTGGTTCGAGACCCATCGGTTAATGGACGAATTGTTTCACCAACACTGATGTGGGTTGAAGCATTTGATCTCATACTGGAAAGACTTGAGAAAAAAATGGATTTCAGTAAGATTGCTGCTGTTTCTGGTAGTGGGCAGCAACATGGTAGTGTATACTGGAAACCAGGTAGTTCGGCTATATTGTCTTCACTAGACTCGAAGAAACCTCTTGTTGGTCAATTCCGTGATGCCTTTTCAGTCAACGAATCACCAGTATGGATGGACAGTAGCACTACCGAACAATGCAAAGCTATTGAGAAAGCTGTTGGCGGTGCAATGGAGTTGTCTAAACTTAGCGGTTCTCGTGCTCATGAGAGGTTTACGGGCCCCCAAATTCGGAGGTTATATGAAACGCAACCGGAGGTCTATCAGAGTACAGAGCGGATCTCCTTAGTTAGCTCTTTTATGGCGTCTATACTTATTGGGGCATATGCTTGCATTGATCAAACAGACGGTGCAGGAATGAACTTGATGGATATCAAGCTGAGAGCTTGGTCAAAAATAGCTCTGGAG GCCACAGCACCAAATTTGGAACAAAAGCTTGGAAAATTAGCTCCTGCGCATGCTGTTGCTGGTTTGATTGCTCCCTATTTTGTGGAGAG GTTCCATTTTAACAAGGACTGTTTAGTTGTACAATGGTCCGGTGACAATCCTAACAGTCTAGCAG GTTTGACACTCAATACTCCAGGGGATTTGGCAATCAGTCTTGGTACTAGTGATACT GTATTTGGAATCACCAACGAACATCAACCAAGGTTAGAAGGGCATGTCTTTCCTAATCCTGTTGATATAGACGGCTACATGGTAATGCTGGTCTATAAGAATGGATCACTTGCACGCGAAG ATATACGTAATCGCTATGCTAATAAATCATGGGAGACTTTCAATACTTTTCTGCAGCAAACACCGCCTCTGAATG GTGGTAAATTAGGCTTCTACTACAAGGATGACGAAATACTTCCTCCCCTTCCAG TTGGTTTTCATCGGTACATTCTCTCAAATTTTAATGGAGACACTTCAAATGGCCTTGTTGAACAGGAAGTGAAGGAATTTGAACCTCCTTCTGAG GTCCGAGCAGCAATTGAGGGTCAGTTCCTTTCCATGCGAGCTCATGCTGAAAGATTTGGAATGCCTTCTCCTCCAAATAGAATAATAGCAACTGGCGGAGCATCTGCAAATGATAGCATTCTAAGCTCAATTGCTTCCATTTTTGGATGTAATGTGTATACAGTCCAAAGACCAG ACTCTGCTTCTTTAGGGGCGGCATTAAGGGCTGCTCATGGTTGGTTATGCAACAAGAAAGGCAATTTTGTTCCGATATCGGACATGTACAAAAGCAAATTGGACAAGACGTCTCTTGGCTGTAAGCTTGCAGTGAGTGCTGGAGACAAAGAACTAATCACCAAATATGGTTTTGTGATGAAGAAGAGAATGGAAATCGAAAATCGCCTTGTCCAGGAGCTGGGCCGTTTTTAA